From a single Silene latifolia isolate original U9 population chromosome 6, ASM4854445v1, whole genome shotgun sequence genomic region:
- the LOC141587482 gene encoding F-box protein At3g07870-like has translation MVLSSVVGSSMDQVIQELPTTIMVKVSEKHSPNSAKFGRACSKNKQMRVVGGYFDRLPSEILHNIVLMLPFASIIQLRRSSKFLYNCLTDAKFIDLQLTHALQKSHGYLFTVHDEKRWNYNMYIVEPSGGDLTTSEICNYSYEGLQSSGGLMCAYSRESKSFRVFNPHISEEVQVLNVPKFTWWFFSYSPSTKEYKILKIGVLRSENETGDTVFERNVASISTLGSNIWREIQNVPYYPSFDLFTECQGKLFWVTKSGLILLFDLVSEKFHEIPGPTLRRASKGDRLINLGDTVGYVYNYGLWVLEDKTKGIWINKYDFSIPPMDMYPRGLIGVSGNGGLFGFMENSTKVFSQDMSCTNFRAIEIKLDKYIGEVAREMISFIGPHVRSLVSPVRVMEMGNKQIYDHSDLMDISLKRKWILETLKLDHDASEDDLFNEVYKFMRYTTTEVKPKRRRLITTG, from the exons ATGGTATTGAGTTCGGTTGTCGGGTCGAGTATGGATCAGGTTATTCAG GAATTGCCAACAACTATTATGGTGAAAGTATCGGAAAAACATTCCCCAAATTCAG CCAAATTTGGTCGGGCATGCTCGAAGAACAAGCAAATGAGAGTGGTTGGAGGATATTTTGATAGGCTGCCAAGTGAAATCCTGCATAACATTGTACTGATGCTACCGTTTGCCTCAATCATACAACTGAGGCGCTCGAGTAAGTTTCTGTACAACTGTCTGACAGATGCCAAGTTTATAGATTTGCAATTAACTCATGCACTTCAGAAATCTCATGGCTATCTTTTTACTGTACACGACGAAAAACGATggaattataatatgtatattgtGGAGCCATCAGGAGGTGATCTGACTACCTCCGAGATCTGTAATTACTCATATGAGGGTCTTCAATCAAGTGGAGGTTTGATGTGTGCCTATTCGAGGGAATCAAAGAGCTTTCGTGTTTTTAATCCCCATATAAGTGAGGAAGTACAAGTTCTTAATGTTCCTAAATTTACATGGTGGTTCTTTAGTTATTCACCGTCCACCAAAGAGTATAAGATTCTTAAGATCGGGGTATTAAGAAGTGAGAACGAGACAGGGGACACGGTTTTTGAACGAAATGTAGCTTCGATTAGCACACTTGGTTCCAACATTTGGCGGGAAATACAGAATGTTCCCTATTACCCGTCTTTTGATTTATTCACAGAATGTCAGGGGAAATTGTTTTGGGTAACGAAGTCCggtttaatattattatttgatcTTGTTTCTGAAAAATTTCATGAAATTCCTGGCCCTACACTCAGGCGTGCAAGTAAGGGAGATAGGCTTATAAACCTGGGTGACACAGTAGGATATGTATATAACTACGGGCTATGGGTGTTGGAAGATAAAACAAAGGGCATATGGATAAACAAGTACGATTTTTCAATTCCCCCAATGGACATGTATCCTCGAGGGCTTATAGGTGTCTCAGGGAATGGCGGTTTGTTTGGCTTCATGGAAAATTCAACCAAGGTCTTCAGCCAAGACATGAGTTGTACAAATTTCAGGGCAATCGAAATTAAATTAGACAAGTATATAGGTGAAGTGGCTCGCGAAATGATATCGTTTATCGGTCCTCATGTAAGAAGTTTAGTTTCTCCTGTTCGAGTTATGGAAATGGGAAATAAGCAAATATATGATCATTCTGATCTCATGGACATTAGTCTCAAGAGGAAATGGATATTAGAGACTTTGAAGTTGGATCATGATGCTTCTGAAGATGATCTTTTTAACGAAGTGTATAAATTTATGCGGTATACGACGACCGAAGTAAAACCGAAAAGGCGGAGACTTATAACAACGGGATAG